In Eubalaena glacialis isolate mEubGla1 chromosome 4, mEubGla1.1.hap2.+ XY, whole genome shotgun sequence, one DNA window encodes the following:
- the PCDH1 gene encoding protocadherin-1 isoform X2, producing the protein MDCRARGLRCPEAALLILEPARMGSLRHSPGPGGQRLLLPALLLALLLLLAPSPGHATRVVYKVPEEQPPNTLIGSLAADYGFPDVGHLYKLEVGAPYLRVDGKTGDIFTTETSIDREGLRECQNQLPGEPCILEFEVSITDLVQNGSPRLLEGQIQVQDINDNTPNFASPVITLPIPENTNIGSLFPIPVASDRDAGPNGVASYELQVGPEAQELFGLQVAEDQDGKQPQLIVMGNLDRERLDSYDLTIKVQDGGNPPRASSALLRVTVLDTNDNAPKFERPSYEAELSENSPIGHSVIQVKANDSDQGANAEIDYTFHQAPEVVRRLLRLDRNTGLITVQGPVDREDLSTLRFSVLAKDRGTNPKSARAQVVVTVKDMNDNAPTIEIRGIGLVTHQDGMANISEDVAEETAVALVQVSDRDEGENAAVTCVVAGDVPFQLRQASDTGSDSKKKYFLQTTTPLDYEKVKDYTIEIVAVDSGNPPLSSTNSLKVQVVDVNDNAPVFTQSVTEVAFPENNKPGEVVAEVTASDADSGSNAELVYSLEPEPAAKGLFTISPETGEIRVKTSLDREQRESYELKVVAADRGSPSLQGTATVLVNVLDCNDNDPKFMLSGYNFSVMENMPALSPVGMVTVIDGDKGENARVQLTVEQDNGDFVIQNGTGTILSSLSFDREHQSTYTFQLKAVDGGVPPRSAYVGVTINVLDENDNAPFITAPSNTSHRLLTPQTRLGETVSQVTAEDIDSGVNAELTYSIAGGNPYGLFQIGSHSGAITLEKEIERRHHGLHRLVVKVSDRGKPPRYGTALVHLYVNDTLANRTLLETLLGHSLDTPLDIDIAGDPEYERSKQRSNILFGVVAGVVAVALLIALAVLVRYCRQREAKSGYQAGKKETKDLYAPKPSSKVSKGNKSKGKKSKSPKPVKPVEDEDEAGLQKSLKFNLMSDAPGDSPRIHLPLNYPPGSPDLGRHYRSNSPLPSIQLQPQSPSASKKHQVVQDLPPANTFVGTGDTTSTGSEQYSDYSYRTNPPKYPSKQLPHRRVTFSATSQAQELQDPSQHSYYDSGLEESETPSSKSSSGPRLGPLALPEDHYERTTPDGSIGEMEHPENEPAGRSRP; encoded by the exons ATGGACTGCAGGGCCCGCGGCCTGCGCTGCCCAGAGGCGG CCCTCCTGATTCTGGAGCCTGCCCGGATGGGGTCCCTGAGGCACAGCCCAGGCCCTGGGGGGCAACGGTTGCTGCTGCCCGCCTTGCTGCTGGCACTTCTGCTGCTGCTGGCTCCATCCCCAGGCCACGCCACTCGGGTGGTGTACAAGGTGCCAGAGGAACAACCGCCCAACACCCTCATTGGGAGCCTCGCAGCCGATTATGGTTTTCCAGACGTGGGCCACCTATACAAACTAGAAGTAGGCGCCCCGTACCTGCGGGTGGATGGCAAGACGGGCGACATCTTTACCACGGAGACCTCTATCGACCGCGAGGGGCTCCGTGAATGCCAGAACCAGCTCCCTGGTGAGCCCTGCATCCTGGAGTTTGAGGTGTCTATCACGGACCTCGTGCAGAATGGCAGCCCCCGGCTGCTAGAGGGCCAGATACAGGTCCAGGACATCAATGACAACACGCCCAACTTCGCCTCACCAGTCATCACGCTGCCCATCCCCGAGAACACCAACATTGGCTCACTCTTCCCCATCCCGGTGGCTTCGGACCGCGATGCTGGCCCCAACGGTGTGGCATCCTATGAGCTGCAGGTGGGGCCCGAGGCCCAGGAGCTATTTgggctgcaggtggcagaggacCAGGACGGAAAGCAGCCGCAGCTCATCGTGATGGGCAACCTGGACCGGGAGCGCTTGGACTCGTATGACCTCACTATCAAGGTGCAGGATGGTGGCAACCCCCCACGCGCCAGCAGCGCCCTGCTGCGAGTCACCGTGCTCGACACCAATGACAATGCCCCCAAGTTCGAGCGGCCATCCTACGAGGCTGAGCTGTCTGAGAACAGCCCCATAGGACACTCGGTCATCCAG GTGAAGGCCAATGACTCCGACCAAGGTGCCAACGCAGAGATCGACTACACATTCCACCAGGCGCCCGAAGTTGTGAGGCGTCTTCTGAGACTGGACAGGAACACGGGACTTATCACCGTGCAGGGCCCCGTGGACCGCGAGGACCTAAGCACCCTGCGCTTCTCGGTGCTTGCCAAGGACCGAGGCACCAACCCCAAGAGTGCCCGAGCCCAAGTGGTGGTGACCGTGAAGGACATGAACGACAATGCCCCCACCATTGAGATCCGGGGCATAGGGCTGGTGACTCACCAAGACGGGATGGCTAACATCTCAGAGGACGTGGCAGAAGAGACAGCTGTGGCCCTGGTGCAGGTATCTGACCGAGATGAGGGAGAAAATGCAGCTGTCACCTGTGTGGTGGCAGGTGACGTGCCCTTCCAGCTCCGCCAGGCCAGTGACACGGGAAGTGACAGCAAGAAGAAGTACTTCCTGCAGACCACCACCCCGCTCGACTATGAGAAGGTCAAAGACTATACCATTGAGATTGTGGCCGTGGACTCTGGCAACCCCCCACTCTCGAGCACCAACTCCCTCAAGGTGCAGGTGGTGGATGTCAATGACAATGCACCTGTCTTCACCCAGAGCGTCACTGAGGTTGCCTTCCCAGAAAACAACAAGCCAGGTGAAGTGGTCGCTGAGGTCACTGCCAGTGATGCCGACTCGGGCTCCAATGCTGAGCTGGTTTACTCTCTGGAGCCTGAGCCGGCTGCCAAGGGCCTCTTCACCATCTCACCTGAAACTGGAGAGATCCGGGTGAAGACATCCCTTGATAGGGAACAGAGGGAAAGCTACGAGTTGAAGGTGGTGGCAGCCGAccggggcagccccagcctccaaGGCACAGCCACCGTCCTTGTCAACGTGCTGGACTGCAATGACAATGACCCCAAGTTTATGCTGAGTGGCTACAACTTCTCAGTGATGGAGAACATGCCGGCGCTGAGTCCAGTGGGCATGGTGACGGTCATTGATGGGGACAAGGGGGAGAACGCCCGGGTGCAGCTCACAGTGGAGCAGGACAATGGTGATTTTGTTATCCAGAACGGCACGGGCACTATCCTCTCCAGCCTGAGCTTCGATCGGGAGCACCAAAGCACCTATACCTTCCAGCTGAAGGCGGTGGACGGCGGCGTCCCACCTCGCTCGGCTTACGTTGGCGTCACCATCAACGTGCTGGATGAGAATGACAATGCACCCTTTATCACCGCCCCTTCCAACACCTCCCACCGGCTGCTGACCCCGCAGACCCGTCTGGGTGAGACGGTCAGCCAGGTGACAGCTGAGGACATTGACTCTGGTGTCAACGCTGAGCTGACCTACAGCATCGCCGGTGGCAACCCTTACGGACTCTTCCAGATTGGGTCACATTCCGGTGCCATCACCCTGGAAAAGGAGATTGAGCGGCGCCACCACGGGCTGCACCGCTTAGTGGTGAAGGTCAGTGACCGCGGCAAGCCCCCTCGCTATGGCACAGCCTTGGTCCACTTGTATGTCAATGACACCCTGGCCAACCGCACCCTGCTGGAGACCCTGCTGGGCCACAGCCTGGACACGCCGCTGGACATCGACATTGCTGGGGATCCGGAATACGAGCGCTCCAAGCAGCGCAGCAACATCCTATTTGGCGTGGTGGCGGGTGTCGTGGCCGTGGCCTTGCTCATCGCCCTGGCCGTGCTCGTGCGCTACTGCCGGCAACGGGAGGCCAAGAGTGGCTACCAGGCTGGCAAGAAGGAGACCAAGGACCTGTATGCTCCCAAGCCCAGCAGCAAAGTttccaagggaaacaaaagcaagggCAAGAAGAGCAAGTCTCCCAAGCCCGTGAAGCCGGTGGAGGACGAGGATGAGGCCGGGCTGCAGAAATCCCTCAAGTTCAACCTGATGAGCGATGCCCCTGGGGACAGCCCCCGCATCCACCTGCCCCTCAACTACCCACCAGGCAGCCCTGACCTCGGCCGCCACTATCGCTCTAATTCCCCGCTGCCTTCCATCCAGCTGCAGCCCCAGTCACCCTCCGCCTCCAAGAAGCACCAGGTGGTGCAGGACCTGCCGCCAGCCAACACTTTCGTGGGCACTGGGGACACGACGTCCACGGGCTCTGAGCAGTACTCCGACTACAGCTACCGTACCAACCCCCCCAAATACCCCAGCAAGCAG TTACCTCACCGGCGCGTCACCTTCTCCGCCACCAGCCAGGCGCAGGAGCTGCAGGACCCGTCCCAGCACAGTTACTACGACAGTGGCCTGGAGGAGTCTGAGACGCCGTCCAGCAAGTCATCCTCGGGGCCCCGACTCGGTCCCCTGGCTCTGCCTGAGGATCACTATGAGCGCACCACCCCCGATGGCAGCATAGGAGAGATGGAGCACCCCGAGAACG AGCCGGCTGGCCGGAGCAGGCCCTGA
- the PCDH1 gene encoding protocadherin-1 isoform X1: MDCRARGLRCPEAALLILEPARMGSLRHSPGPGGQRLLLPALLLALLLLLAPSPGHATRVVYKVPEEQPPNTLIGSLAADYGFPDVGHLYKLEVGAPYLRVDGKTGDIFTTETSIDREGLRECQNQLPGEPCILEFEVSITDLVQNGSPRLLEGQIQVQDINDNTPNFASPVITLPIPENTNIGSLFPIPVASDRDAGPNGVASYELQVGPEAQELFGLQVAEDQDGKQPQLIVMGNLDRERLDSYDLTIKVQDGGNPPRASSALLRVTVLDTNDNAPKFERPSYEAELSENSPIGHSVIQVKANDSDQGANAEIDYTFHQAPEVVRRLLRLDRNTGLITVQGPVDREDLSTLRFSVLAKDRGTNPKSARAQVVVTVKDMNDNAPTIEIRGIGLVTHQDGMANISEDVAEETAVALVQVSDRDEGENAAVTCVVAGDVPFQLRQASDTGSDSKKKYFLQTTTPLDYEKVKDYTIEIVAVDSGNPPLSSTNSLKVQVVDVNDNAPVFTQSVTEVAFPENNKPGEVVAEVTASDADSGSNAELVYSLEPEPAAKGLFTISPETGEIRVKTSLDREQRESYELKVVAADRGSPSLQGTATVLVNVLDCNDNDPKFMLSGYNFSVMENMPALSPVGMVTVIDGDKGENARVQLTVEQDNGDFVIQNGTGTILSSLSFDREHQSTYTFQLKAVDGGVPPRSAYVGVTINVLDENDNAPFITAPSNTSHRLLTPQTRLGETVSQVTAEDIDSGVNAELTYSIAGGNPYGLFQIGSHSGAITLEKEIERRHHGLHRLVVKVSDRGKPPRYGTALVHLYVNDTLANRTLLETLLGHSLDTPLDIDIAGDPEYERSKQRSNILFGVVAGVVAVALLIALAVLVRYCRQREAKSGYQAGKKETKDLYAPKPSSKVSKGNKSKGKKSKSPKPVKPVEDEDEAGLQKSLKFNLMSDAPGDSPRIHLPLNYPPGSPDLGRHYRSNSPLPSIQLQPQSPSASKKHQVVQDLPPANTFVGTGDTTSTGSEQYSDYSYRTNPPKYPSKQLPHRRVTFSATSQAQELQDPSQHSYYDSGLEESETPSSKSSSGPRLGPLALPEDHYERTTPDGSIGEMEHPENDLRPLPDVAMTGTCTRECSEFGHSDTCWMPGQSSPSRRTKSSALKLSTFVPYQDRGGQEPAGAGSPSPPEDRNTKTAPVRLLPSYSAFSHSSHDSCKDSATLEEIPLTQTSDFPPAATPASAQTAKREIYL, encoded by the exons ATGGACTGCAGGGCCCGCGGCCTGCGCTGCCCAGAGGCGG CCCTCCTGATTCTGGAGCCTGCCCGGATGGGGTCCCTGAGGCACAGCCCAGGCCCTGGGGGGCAACGGTTGCTGCTGCCCGCCTTGCTGCTGGCACTTCTGCTGCTGCTGGCTCCATCCCCAGGCCACGCCACTCGGGTGGTGTACAAGGTGCCAGAGGAACAACCGCCCAACACCCTCATTGGGAGCCTCGCAGCCGATTATGGTTTTCCAGACGTGGGCCACCTATACAAACTAGAAGTAGGCGCCCCGTACCTGCGGGTGGATGGCAAGACGGGCGACATCTTTACCACGGAGACCTCTATCGACCGCGAGGGGCTCCGTGAATGCCAGAACCAGCTCCCTGGTGAGCCCTGCATCCTGGAGTTTGAGGTGTCTATCACGGACCTCGTGCAGAATGGCAGCCCCCGGCTGCTAGAGGGCCAGATACAGGTCCAGGACATCAATGACAACACGCCCAACTTCGCCTCACCAGTCATCACGCTGCCCATCCCCGAGAACACCAACATTGGCTCACTCTTCCCCATCCCGGTGGCTTCGGACCGCGATGCTGGCCCCAACGGTGTGGCATCCTATGAGCTGCAGGTGGGGCCCGAGGCCCAGGAGCTATTTgggctgcaggtggcagaggacCAGGACGGAAAGCAGCCGCAGCTCATCGTGATGGGCAACCTGGACCGGGAGCGCTTGGACTCGTATGACCTCACTATCAAGGTGCAGGATGGTGGCAACCCCCCACGCGCCAGCAGCGCCCTGCTGCGAGTCACCGTGCTCGACACCAATGACAATGCCCCCAAGTTCGAGCGGCCATCCTACGAGGCTGAGCTGTCTGAGAACAGCCCCATAGGACACTCGGTCATCCAG GTGAAGGCCAATGACTCCGACCAAGGTGCCAACGCAGAGATCGACTACACATTCCACCAGGCGCCCGAAGTTGTGAGGCGTCTTCTGAGACTGGACAGGAACACGGGACTTATCACCGTGCAGGGCCCCGTGGACCGCGAGGACCTAAGCACCCTGCGCTTCTCGGTGCTTGCCAAGGACCGAGGCACCAACCCCAAGAGTGCCCGAGCCCAAGTGGTGGTGACCGTGAAGGACATGAACGACAATGCCCCCACCATTGAGATCCGGGGCATAGGGCTGGTGACTCACCAAGACGGGATGGCTAACATCTCAGAGGACGTGGCAGAAGAGACAGCTGTGGCCCTGGTGCAGGTATCTGACCGAGATGAGGGAGAAAATGCAGCTGTCACCTGTGTGGTGGCAGGTGACGTGCCCTTCCAGCTCCGCCAGGCCAGTGACACGGGAAGTGACAGCAAGAAGAAGTACTTCCTGCAGACCACCACCCCGCTCGACTATGAGAAGGTCAAAGACTATACCATTGAGATTGTGGCCGTGGACTCTGGCAACCCCCCACTCTCGAGCACCAACTCCCTCAAGGTGCAGGTGGTGGATGTCAATGACAATGCACCTGTCTTCACCCAGAGCGTCACTGAGGTTGCCTTCCCAGAAAACAACAAGCCAGGTGAAGTGGTCGCTGAGGTCACTGCCAGTGATGCCGACTCGGGCTCCAATGCTGAGCTGGTTTACTCTCTGGAGCCTGAGCCGGCTGCCAAGGGCCTCTTCACCATCTCACCTGAAACTGGAGAGATCCGGGTGAAGACATCCCTTGATAGGGAACAGAGGGAAAGCTACGAGTTGAAGGTGGTGGCAGCCGAccggggcagccccagcctccaaGGCACAGCCACCGTCCTTGTCAACGTGCTGGACTGCAATGACAATGACCCCAAGTTTATGCTGAGTGGCTACAACTTCTCAGTGATGGAGAACATGCCGGCGCTGAGTCCAGTGGGCATGGTGACGGTCATTGATGGGGACAAGGGGGAGAACGCCCGGGTGCAGCTCACAGTGGAGCAGGACAATGGTGATTTTGTTATCCAGAACGGCACGGGCACTATCCTCTCCAGCCTGAGCTTCGATCGGGAGCACCAAAGCACCTATACCTTCCAGCTGAAGGCGGTGGACGGCGGCGTCCCACCTCGCTCGGCTTACGTTGGCGTCACCATCAACGTGCTGGATGAGAATGACAATGCACCCTTTATCACCGCCCCTTCCAACACCTCCCACCGGCTGCTGACCCCGCAGACCCGTCTGGGTGAGACGGTCAGCCAGGTGACAGCTGAGGACATTGACTCTGGTGTCAACGCTGAGCTGACCTACAGCATCGCCGGTGGCAACCCTTACGGACTCTTCCAGATTGGGTCACATTCCGGTGCCATCACCCTGGAAAAGGAGATTGAGCGGCGCCACCACGGGCTGCACCGCTTAGTGGTGAAGGTCAGTGACCGCGGCAAGCCCCCTCGCTATGGCACAGCCTTGGTCCACTTGTATGTCAATGACACCCTGGCCAACCGCACCCTGCTGGAGACCCTGCTGGGCCACAGCCTGGACACGCCGCTGGACATCGACATTGCTGGGGATCCGGAATACGAGCGCTCCAAGCAGCGCAGCAACATCCTATTTGGCGTGGTGGCGGGTGTCGTGGCCGTGGCCTTGCTCATCGCCCTGGCCGTGCTCGTGCGCTACTGCCGGCAACGGGAGGCCAAGAGTGGCTACCAGGCTGGCAAGAAGGAGACCAAGGACCTGTATGCTCCCAAGCCCAGCAGCAAAGTttccaagggaaacaaaagcaagggCAAGAAGAGCAAGTCTCCCAAGCCCGTGAAGCCGGTGGAGGACGAGGATGAGGCCGGGCTGCAGAAATCCCTCAAGTTCAACCTGATGAGCGATGCCCCTGGGGACAGCCCCCGCATCCACCTGCCCCTCAACTACCCACCAGGCAGCCCTGACCTCGGCCGCCACTATCGCTCTAATTCCCCGCTGCCTTCCATCCAGCTGCAGCCCCAGTCACCCTCCGCCTCCAAGAAGCACCAGGTGGTGCAGGACCTGCCGCCAGCCAACACTTTCGTGGGCACTGGGGACACGACGTCCACGGGCTCTGAGCAGTACTCCGACTACAGCTACCGTACCAACCCCCCCAAATACCCCAGCAAGCAG TTACCTCACCGGCGCGTCACCTTCTCCGCCACCAGCCAGGCGCAGGAGCTGCAGGACCCGTCCCAGCACAGTTACTACGACAGTGGCCTGGAGGAGTCTGAGACGCCGTCCAGCAAGTCATCCTCGGGGCCCCGACTCGGTCCCCTGGCTCTGCCTGAGGATCACTATGAGCGCACCACCCCCGATGGCAGCATAGGAGAGATGGAGCACCCCGAGAACG ACCTGCGCCCTTTGCCTGACGTCGCCATGACGGGCACATGTACCCGGGAGTGCAGTGAGTTTGGCCACTCCGACACGTGCTGGATGCCTGGCCAGTCGTCTCCCAGCCGCCGGACCAAGAGCAGCGCCCTCAAACTCTCCACCTTCGTGCCTTACCAGGACCGAGGAGGGCAGGAGCCTGCGGGCGCCGGCAGCCCCAGCCCCCCGGAAGACCGGAACACCAAAACGGCCCCCGTGCGCCTCCTGCCCTCCTACAGTGCCTTCTCCCACAGTAGCCATGATTCCTGCAAGGACTCGGCCACCTTGGAGGAAATCCCCCTGACCCAGACCTCGGACTTCCCACCTGCAGCCACACCGGCATCTGCCCAGACGGCCAAGCGCGAGATCTACCTGTGA